ataaaaaattaattatcacGTGCAATTTTGCCACCCTTTTGGCCAAAAGTGCTACAGCAATATACTAAATCCATGCTATGTTACAATTTCCATGCAGTCACATTTAATTGTATTAGGCTGAACAGGTACAAATATCATACACAAATTGCTCACTTTCATATTattctaataattaaattgagACCAcaatgtttcaaaaataaataaatacataaattgaGACCACCAGTGCCTAATTGTATAGAAACAATGAAACATCTCCATGCAACAGTTATAGGAATCTATTATTCTATATTGAAAAATCATTTTGTGGAGGGTGTGCTTTGACAGCTTGTTTCCATGGGCAGCCGCAGCATTAAAAAGGCTATTAGTTGGCGTAACATGGTTTGGGGCTTTATTCTGTGCGATGGACTTCGATAACAATCAAAGCATAGCTTCCAATCATAAAAttagtatatattttttcaacattttaatATAACAACATCAACGGTTTTTAGTATCTTCTAGCCAACTATTTGTATTTATGGGGGGAGGCCGGAGGGGGATCTACCTAACTAATTGTGGGATGGAGAATCTGTACTTTCCTAGAGATTGTTTGGCTGCTCAAATGGGGTTTCAAACATTAATCTATATATCTGGATAATAATAAGATCACGAAGAAAATTTTTTAGGGCCTATCATGAGTCATTCGTGTTAGAATCCCGTTTTCTTTcattgtgtgtgtttgtttctaaaaaaagaaaagaaaagaaaagtaattgtCTTACATTGGTTTAGAGAGTATATTTGTGTGTAGTGTAACTTGCTATATGTGAGAAAGAGTTTATTAAAcacaagaaaaaattaattaagaatatttttttttattaatagcCAGATTCAATGGTCGGATTCTCCAGTGTCGACAATGAGAAAAAGGGTAGCAGAAGGCAATGAAGGTAAGAGAGATCTTGATCTCCATGGTCATGGGACTTCTTGTTACTACTTGTAGCCTACTAGACATTGACCTCCATGGTCTAATAATAAGATCTCGACCTTGTTGATGTTGGAAAGGGCAAGGTCTCAACATAAACTACTATAAAAATGGGCAAGGCAGTTTCGAAAAATTAATGGTccatttaaaaacattttatataactttttacTGGAAGTATGCTAAAGTATACttctatctttaattttttttttgatgaaaaaaatgaaaaaagataggaaaaagttaagttttaaaaagttatatataaaagctaaaagttgaTGCCAAACTCATCCTAAGTCTCTTGACCTAATATTTAACTGAAAATAGTTGGGTTTGACATTAAATAACATGTCACTTACTAAAATAatggttgaaagttgaaactagttaaaatgtttcaatttaaaccaagttaaaaaaaatagtgcatTTTATGAGATCCAGTAAACTGGTatctttataatatttattaataaataatttgtaaaaaaattaatattatattcacaataaatataaaaaaactataaaaaaatcactttttttttgctttgagaATGTTTTTTCCTTCGCTTCATTCGATTGGAGAAGCAAGTTTCTTCGTTAAGGATACACGCTCGTGACAAGTTGAACGAGGCTTCAAAAAGCGCGTAAGGTTTAGCAGTCGCTTTTGACGTGTGTTTCCTTCCACTTCCCACCTCCCATAAGCCAAAGGGCCAATCGAGAATCCGAAAGTCTTTTCAAGTTAATAGTTTCGCTTTACACGCATTTGACTATAAACAATTATAATAAACAGGTTTGTCATTCAAAAGCTGTATCACCCTCGTTTGACAGCTCCAATACTATTCCACCATTTGATTCTCTCTCCCAACGAGAATACATCAACCCCAGAAGCAACCTGTCACAAAGCACAACACCACAGCATTTTTCaccagcttttttttttctctctctctctctcaagaacAAACAGTAGAGCCCAATAAATAACCTTAAAAAATTCATACTACACATATCAACTTGTATTTTTTCTATTCTCCAACAAAAACCCTATTCTTGTATATACccacttctctttctttttaaggGTTTCAGTTTAAAACCTTCAAATAacataaatctctctctctctctcttcttgggttcagttcaaagttcaaaatcaaaacccagttCAAAAGGTTGATCACATAAAGCAAAAATAGTAGtagtaaaagaaagaaaagaaaaaaaatcagagcTTTACATAGAAAATGGTGCACTATCATCGGTACCATCACCAGTTCTGCAGAAAAGGTCAGAAACAtgttgaagaagatgaggagtcTCAAGTCCTCATCATGGAGTGTGGAAGCTCTGGTTATTTTCACAAGAGAGCAAGGCCTaagcttctctctctcctcatcatctctcttctctcttgttCCTTTATACTAGCTCCACACCTCTTCTTCAACTCTGTTTCCACTTTCTCTCTACTCTGTAAGCTTTTCTCTCTCATGGGTTCCCTTATCTTCCTTTggtttgttcttgtttttctctGTTTTCTCTGTTTTATTTGAGACTTGACGTGTATTTGTGGCTTTTGTAGATTCATTTGGAGACCCCTTTGCTGATATGGGTGCAAATACTCCCCTGTGTTCTTCAGTCTCTAACGGTTAGTAATACTAtctttctgttttgtttttgtttttgtttttgtttttttaaatttcccaaTCTGGAATTAAGTTTATCCAACAGTATTGATGTACTGGAAAACAGTTGACCATGTGAATGATGTGATTATAGAACCCTCATAATATAATCTCTATATGTAGGTGAgaacaattaattttaatcttaAATGGCTGTATGTTGGTTGTGTGTTTAACTGTTTAAGGTTTGGTGAAttaaattttgggatttgggaCCCCCTCGCATACCCCACCTCTTTAGCCCTCAGCAACAGAACAGGGGCTGATTTTTGTCTTTTGGATTGAGTTGGATCCAACAATAGTTACAATATAATCATGAACTGTTATTAAAGTTTAGAAAGATACTAATTTTATTGTTACTGTTCTGTAATACATGTATGGGTTTTTAAttagtgatttttctttttgttattatgTATATGCAGGAACAATATGCTGTGATAGGAGCAGTATTCGTTCTGATATTTGTGTTATGAAAGGCGATGTTAGAACACACTCTACTTCCTCTTCAATCTTCCTTTACACCTCAAGAGACGAAAATGATTTCGTTAATTATGGTGATGAAGAGGGAGATGAGGTAATCCAGCACGAAAAGGTCAGACCATATACACGAAAATGGGAAAAGGGTACTATGGACACCATTGATGAATTAGACCTTATTGCAAAGAAAGAGCATTCTGGTGTTAATCATCGTTGTGATGTCCGGCATGATGTTCCGGCTGTGTTCTTCTCAACTGGAGGTTATACGGGCAACGTTTATCATGAATTCAATGATGGGATTCTGCCTTTGTTCATTACTTCCCAGAATTTTAACAAGAAGGTTGTGTTTGTCATTCTTGAATATCATGATTGGTGGATTTTGAAGTATGGAGATGTACTTTCTCAATTCTCTGATTATCCAGCAATTGATTTTAGCGGGGACAAGAGAGTCCATTGCTTCTCAGAAGCCATTGTTGGTTTGAGAATCCACGATGAACTTACTGTGGATTCTTCATTGATGGAGGGGAATAAGAGCATTGTTGATTTTCGAAGTCATTTAGACCAAGCTTATTGGCCTCGGATTAGTGGTTTGATCCAAGATGAGGAGCGAGAAGCAAAAGAGAAGCTGGAAAAGATGCTTCATTTATCCCCAACATCAGAAACATCATTGAACATTGTAAAGGAGGAGCAAGAGGATCGGTCAGGGAAGCCTACACTAGTTATTTTATCGCGAAATGGATCTCGGGCGATAACTAATGAGAATTTATTGGTGAAAATGGCAAAGGTGATCGGGTTTCAAGTCAATGTTTTGAGGCCTGACCGAACATCAGAATTGGCAAAGATTTATAGGGCTCTTAATGCGAGTGATGTAATGATTGGGGTTCATGGGGCAGCCATGACTCATTTTCTCTTTATGAGGCCTGGATCTGTGTTTATTCAAGTTGTTCCCCTTGGAACTGATTGGGCGGCGGAGACATATTATGGAGAACCTGCAAGGAAGCTTGGTTTGAAGTATATTGGTTATGAAATTGTTCCTAAAGAGAGCTCGCTGTACGAAAAATACgataaaaatgatattgttCTAAGAGATCCAGAGACTGTGAACAAAAAGGGTTGGGAATTCACAAAGAATATCTATCTTGACGGCCAAAATGTAAGACTAGACCTCAGAAGATTTAGGAAACGGCTGGTTCGTGCTTATGACTATAGCATTGCTAAAATGAACCGACAGGCTCATCTTCAATCGCAGTAATTTGCAATTGTTTCACATAGTTTAATCTGTTGTCCTTATGTATGTCCCACTCTTTATCATTGAGTTTGTTGATAAGCAGGAAATGAAAAGTAGGAAGAATTCTTTGTAAAGATTAGTGAAATTTGTACATCCAGCAGCAAAATGAGCTTTctagtaaataataaaacaaaacagtTTTTGGTCTATTTTGTACAATTTTGGAGTACTTTAATGTATCGAACATGTGTTTACTCAATTTCTGTTTATTCATAGATGAAATATATTTCCTTAATTTGATAATGTAAGAGTTTGCTATATTATGAATTTTGTTGGTGATGGACTTCCTTGAGCTTTCAGGTTCTACTTCATTCatgttatttgtttttcaatggAGCAATGGACACTTCTGATCAACCATGATTTGATATTTTGGTTATGGTTTTTTGTGCTCaacatttgatatatttttggtgttttgatgttctaatttattcaatttacatATAATGACTTTATCTTTTTCCAGCATTAGCAGCCATATCAACTCTGTTCTCTTTGGTTCTTTCCTTTAACATATAAATTATGCACTTTAAATTGGATGCAGTTCTTTTGTGAAGACTGAGAGTCTAATAACTTATATATAGAGCCCCAGCTCATCGTCAGTATTTAAGGGAAGTTCTTGACACTCAGAACTTTTCATTCCAAACTTTTCAGGAAGCAAGTGTATTATGAATTTCTTcataatatattagattttcatCCACCCTGTTTCCCCTGTTTTTGCTTCTTGGTGGATACCTGATATTAGTGTGAACAACGcagatatttttgaaattttgatgtgAGATGCTTCAGCATGCATTGTAGTTTATAAGCACTTCTTTGGTATTTTGAGATTTCCCTTATAGAATTCTGCCATCTTTTTTCCTAAATTATGAACTGGTGAGACTAACATTTCCCGAAACTGTGTCCTTAACACTTTGCCTACCCTGCTATAGGCAATTTCTTTTTACCCGATATTCTCATTTTGATGAACTTCTGAAGCAAAATGGTAGCCAAATCCATTCAAATTTTAACTTGACTATCATTGGAATCAAGTGGTGTAGATGTATTCCAAATATATCTagaatactatcattattgccATGTGTGCAAGttctttttagttattttaatcAGCACAAGTCCACAACgtattgatttttcttttacaggCTGTTCATACAATTATACAAAGATGTTATCAGTTTCCATGTGGACATGTTTGTGTCagaattatttttgtaaaaaaccACAAGTATGAAAAAGGGTTGCTCCTTTATGTTGGGTCTTAGATAAGCTAAATATTTTTGTCCTGTACCTATAAGAGAGACACTGACTTTACAGTGGAAGGATAATTGCATTGCACCCAGGCAACAAGGTAATCAAGAATGAGTTGTCTTAACGGCCGTTAACAGTACccttttgtagttttttgtagtatttttttttctttttgcagttttttgttcttttttacaattttttaaatcctttttaacacattttttttaattactttttgtcatttttattaagtaagatatataaaaaaatcttaataaacATTGCACAgtatttattaacatttttcataaagaATTTACAAGACACTGACACTAAAGAACTTATATGCTATAATTGTTAACAGGCCTATGTCCTATATATGTTGGTGGAGTATGGAAGAATCTATGGAACTTATGCTataattggtatttttttgaGGTAATAATGGTCTAAAGTGTCGATTAGAAAAAGCTTAACCAGTAAGTACTTGGCCAAACATTTCACTATCAACTTTTTATAGTGGCTTATAAAGGAAGGACAACTATACAAAAGGCTTGAATAATTCCCTGCCAATAGATAAGTGATAGTAGGACCTAATTTATCATTGGTTTCTACATGAGATAGGTTCCTAACTCCTCAAAAAACTAGTGGCAGTCAGCCAATTTCAAGCTCAGTAGCTAACCCATGGTAGCTTCATTTCCACATCACCTAGTATATGTCAAATCAGCTGCCTTATCACTGCCTCCCACTTTTGAAGCTAAAGGTTCCCATTTTTATACCTTGCTGTCTTTAAATGATCCAACCCTTCtgcattttaaaaatagaaCTAATCTTTAAACAACAATAGATTAGATGCTACCTCTTGGCTTCAGTATCTTTCACAGAAGTAACAATTTTGTAGGGGAAGATAGAGATCTCAACCAATCAAATTCTAGATGCATCAGGATTTGCTTAATATGATCATGTACGGACCTATGGGGCTAGACTTCTGTTACAACTAGGCCTTCGATATTTTACCCTCTAAACTGACTCATtcctaattttttattgatatttttacATTGATATAACATTAAGAAAGGGAAATAGAATCGAGGAAACATGGTTGGGGTTTTTAAAAACTGTTTTGTCTGTAGTACTACTAGTACATACACAAGCTCCCAATGCGCGCCCAAACCAAGTCTGTTTTGTTCAATTGCTTTGTCGCTGGAAGTACTAATACAGGTGTGGGTTATGAATTATTATCaacataatataaattaatgaaGTCCTCAGTCCTCACTACTACTGACAGTACGATCGATCAATTATGCAACAGTTCTATTAGAATTTTAAAACCAATTatgcaaaaataatttgttcttgATGGAACTGAAAGAACAGATTAAATGAAGTAAAAGCAACAGAATACAGAAATATTaaagctaaaataaataaaaccatgtCAAACAAAAATTGAGAATGGAATTTTTTTGAGGGGCAAGGATAAATTTAGCAACCCAATGCTATGGTGTACACCATCAAACACGTGCAAACCAATCAGATTAATTTGAGCTCAATTgcttactcaaaaaaaaatttgatcttCCATGGTTTCTTTCCTGTGAAATGTGAAATTACCCGGCAAAATATGTGTACTATGCAAGGATAGAAAGTAATCTAATGTACAAAACAACCATGACAAAATCATCATAATAGATTAAGCACCCATAGCTACAAAAGTTGAGAGCAAATGTGATTTTCAAGTATAATTTTGTCAAGACTGTACAGTAATGGATAACACTAATGAGCCGAATCATTCAAATATTCAGTCATTAAACTTTGGAGTTAGAGATCCCATGTGCAGTTTTGGAAGAAATAATGAAAACACATAATATATAGGCAGAACATGCACATGACTACTATACTATGTTACTATTAATATATAGGCAGAACATGCACATGACTACTATTACTATTAAttctcagccaaaaaaaaaaaatgttactattaatattttgtttttttaaaaaaaaatgtaattagaAAGCAAGGAAAGCTTAAATAAGTGCACCAGAAAGCCAGTTATGATTAATCTAGTGTTTGATTCGCATTAAAAAAGCTGACATACATACGGAATACTGATTAGCATTTATGAGCcgaataatttaatatattttcattgaattttagAGTTAGAGATCTCTTGGGTAGGTTTTTGCTCTGGATTTTTAAGCACTCTCTAACCTTCAATCTCTGGGTGTTATATAGAGGGGGCAATGGTCCATcttgttagagcatccacattagtgGGTGGATAATAATgtataatgtaaaattttttcaattttatacattttgagCTACATTAGTGGAGCTCAAACTGGGTAAAATAGTGTAAAATTatccccgagctacagtaccgtgtatatttacacggttactgtagctcgtttatacaatattttatcatttctccttcgctcttttttttctctctctgatccgttTTCAACAGACtcattctctcatctttttctcaacacagaatatacagagatatactttgctcaaaaaaaaaaacacagacatacacaaacaaacacggatcggtgcttgactggtcggagctcgtgggtcttgccgtgGATCGGAGTTGgcggatcggcgatcggagctgGCGGATCGACGATAGGAGCTCAcggatcggcgatcggagctcgcggatcgcgaTCAGAGCTCTCGGATtgccgatcggagctcgcgaatGGCGATCGGAGCTCTCGACCAGCTCCgatcggcgatcggagctcgcgaatGGCGATCGGAGCTCTCGGATCGCCGATTGGAGCTCGCAGGTCaccgatcggagctcgcaggTCGCCGATCGGAGCTCGTAGATCGCAATCGGACTCGCGGATGGTGATCTGAGCTGGTGATCGGAGAGGTAGTtgatggagagggagagggagagggagagtctgagagatgggtttagagagagagagagcaaaagtaAGAAATGAGctgggaaagagagagagagcggtAATTTAAGAGGTAGTTgggggaaaataataaaatattaaagaaaattaattatttaattaaaaagggtggtaggatagatgaactgatgtggaggttttgtaaaattaaatgtgtaaaatagaaaaaatgagtttttagtgtaaaagtgaatgtgtaaaatgaaggagCTGGTGTGGATGCTTTTAGACATTTTGAGAGagcatttttaaaattcaaaactctGTTTTACAATAACtcttcatagtttttttttacaaacactcattttaaactcaaaatataattttccaacCGTTTTTACAAATACACCCTAAAAACAAGTACAATAAAGAAGTTGTAACTGATTTATCTCAAGGACGGATTTTCGTAAGTAAGAGAGAGAGCCGAGTGAGGTGTGAAATCTCTGTTccaactaaatttcaaatagtGAACTCGATCTTCAATTTGTCTGACAGCTTCATTTTTGTATGAATCAGATTATGCAGATGTGATCTTCAATTTTTTGCACTTGGACCTCACCAACCCAATACAAATCTAAATCCACACACTTACAAGATACAATGAAGAAATTACTTCCAAATTGTTATGGAATTAAGCCAACAACTAAAgatcctaacaaaaaaaaaacttttggagGGAACATGAAATTATAATTGCAATAAATGCAAAGTTGTTACACTACCAAAAGCTCAAAAAATCCTTGGAGGTGCCTCTTGTCAATGAGTCTATCGCTTTACTTGTTGTAAATTTCTagaacactctctctctctaatttagAACTCAGATTTTATTGAATGGAAGAGAGAAATACAAGCAGCTGAGTTTTGATACATAACATTACAATTATATATCtaagaaggaaaaacaaaataacaacctCCCTGATTTAATGGGAATTTGGAGGGAAAAACAGTTGTAACTAACTTTTATGTACAAGTGGAGCTTGGTGATTCTAATCACTTAACTAACTACTCTAGCCATCTGATATCATCACCAGGGATGTATGAACTGTTCATGAAATGGCATGGCTTCAATCAAATTCATTAAGTCTTTGCTACCCAAGCTACTTGTGAGGCTTGACTTGTGCATCCACTTTCTGCATTAAGCTTAGGTCTGCTTTGTTGTACAAGTGTTTCAGCTTGAAGCTTGCTCTGATGTGCAAAACCTTCTTCTTTATTCTCAACACTCCCCCTTAAGAGCAAAGCTCTTGACACTTGCTTCTTTGTTGCACATTTTGGACAAGCTTTTGACACTTGCTTCTTTGTTACTCATTCTGGATACACAACAGTCTGAGCAAAAACATTGATGATGCTTAATCTTCTTAGTAATCTTAAGAAATTATCCACTCTAAGTgtcttggtgaagatatcagcTAGTTGATTCTTTGTTGACACATGAAATGTCTTGATTGTGCCATTCAAAATTCTATTTCTAATTATATGAAAATTAGCCTTAATATGTTTAGATCTTTCATGAGAAACAAGATTAGCAGTTATATGCAAAGCTGCTTGGTTATCATATTGTGCAAAACACGAAGGTCCTCCAACAAATACAGCAACTGAGTCACTTCACAAGTGGTATTTGCCATGGACCCATACTCAGCTTCAACAGAAGACCTAGAGACCACACTTTGGTTTTTTGGCCTCCAAGAAATCAAAGCATCCCCTAGAAACACATAATACCTAGTTAGTGACTTCCTAGTGTCAAGGTACCTTGCCTAATTTGCATCACAATAGGCTTTAAGCTGCAAATCTGACTAAGTAGGAAAGAACACACCTTGTCCTGGTGTGCCCTTGATATACTGCAAAATTCTAGTGGCTGCTTGCATATGTGGTAGTCTAGGTTGTGATGAAAACTGACTAAGCCTGTGGACAACATAAGTAATATCAAGCCTACTCAATGTTAAGTACATTAACTTCCTTATAAGCCTCCTAAATTGTCTTGCATCTTTAAGCGATTCTCCACTTCCCTTAGACAATTTTAATTGTTGTTCCATGGGAGATTTAGTAGGTTTACATCCAAGCATGCTAGTTTCTTTTAGGACTTCAAGGGCATACTTTCGTTGATAACACTGATCCCTTTCTCATTTTTAGTAATTTCCAAGCCCAAGAACTACTTGAGTGAACCAAGATCTTTAATTCCAAATTTCTGATCTAAAAGAGACTTCAAAGTTGCCACACAAGCTAGATCATTCCCTGTAATGACCATGTTATCTACATAGACAAGTAAGACAATGAACAATGCTCATTTGGTATAAACAAAGAGAGAGTGGTCTGATTGAGACTATGTAAACCCAAGCTGCAAGATTATAGCTAAGAGCTTGGCATACCACTATCTAGAAGCTTGCCTTAAACTATATAAGGATTTAACCAATCTACAGACCAAAGGAACAGAAGATGAGGCAGAACAAAGCTCCCCCTTACTGTGAAAAGTAGGTGGTAGGGACATATACACCTCTTCATCAAGATTTTCATGAAGGAAGGCATTGTTGATGTCTAGTTGGTACAGTGGCCAACTGTGATgctccaatttgattgattgtgtgatgagtcccacatcgggtatttattAGGTCGAACtgagctttattaacaactgtaaggagcctcaattgtgactagtccttttgaggtatagcgtaGATGTGGCTAGTGCTTTttcttgggtcgttacatatggtatcaaagCCGACCCAGTAACCCCGTGTGGGCTCAGAGACACTACTCTACAAAGTGGGCCCTTAcgaggacgttagggatttaagtgggggagattgtgatactccaatttgattgattgtgtgatgtgtgtgggtgtgtgatgagtcccacattggATATTTACTAGGTTGAACTGAGCTTTATTAACAATtccaaggagcctcaattgtgactagtccttttgaggcaTAGTGCAGATGTAACTAGcacttttccttgggtcgttacaccAACCTTTGGTTGCAGCAAGTTTAAGTAACATCTTAAATGAAACAGTTTTGGCCACAGGAGAGAAAGTTTCTAAGAAATCAAGCCGCTCTCTCTGTGTGTACTCTTTAGCCACTAGCCTAGCTTTATATCTCTCAACTAAGCCATTAGGATTGAGCTTGATTTTATACACTTATTTACAACCAATGGGTGTCTTGCCAGGAGGTAAAGGAGTGAGAACCCAAGTATTGTTCTTCTCAAGGACACAAATCTCCATATCCATTGCCTTTCTCCAAGCAGGATTCTTAAAAGCTTGGAAGAAATGCTCAGGCCCTTTAGCATTAGAGCTGATGGACATTAGATAAGAATG
This genomic stretch from Castanea sativa cultivar Marrone di Chiusa Pesio chromosome 9, ASM4071231v1 harbors:
- the LOC142608604 gene encoding xylan glycosyltransferase MUCI21-like, which encodes MVHYHRYHHQFCRKGQKHVEEDEESQVLIMECGSSGYFHKRARPKLLSLLIISLLSCSFILAPHLFFNSVSTFSLLYSFGDPFADMGANTPLCSSVSNGTICCDRSSIRSDICVMKGDVRTHSTSSSIFLYTSRDENDFVNYGDEEGDEVIQHEKVRPYTRKWEKGTMDTIDELDLIAKKEHSGVNHRCDVRHDVPAVFFSTGGYTGNVYHEFNDGILPLFITSQNFNKKVVFVILEYHDWWILKYGDVLSQFSDYPAIDFSGDKRVHCFSEAIVGLRIHDELTVDSSLMEGNKSIVDFRSHLDQAYWPRISGLIQDEEREAKEKLEKMLHLSPTSETSLNIVKEEQEDRSGKPTLVILSRNGSRAITNENLLVKMAKVIGFQVNVLRPDRTSELAKIYRALNASDVMIGVHGAAMTHFLFMRPGSVFIQVVPLGTDWAAETYYGEPARKLGLKYIGYEIVPKESSLYEKYDKNDIVLRDPETVNKKGWEFTKNIYLDGQNVRLDLRRFRKRLVRAYDYSIAKMNRQAHLQSQ